The following proteins come from a genomic window of Rutidosis leptorrhynchoides isolate AG116_Rl617_1_P2 chromosome 10, CSIRO_AGI_Rlap_v1, whole genome shotgun sequence:
- the LOC139870103 gene encoding putative F-box protein At3g16210, translating to MTEYVPFDIQIEIIKKLPIKPLVQFRLVSKSWKSVIDSSKFAANYHLNNDQLQHHRVLVSYADSLNYGHYSKEEVVKYVSIVDDDSFPQNKFPLILPSCAKQLLGQNPSILGSSQGVFCLCVNFGESTYWYYSFGEAKIFVLWNPTIQKSVPVIVPGVEHFMELKNVVGFGVCPRTSVPKLVKITFISCLDYIENHTPQVEIFSFSSGSWRRSLSMNVPRKSIEC from the coding sequence TGACTGAATACGTACCTTTCGATATCCAAATCGAAATCATCAAAAAGCTTCCTATTAAACCGCTGGTTCAATTCAGattagtttcaaaatcatggaagtCAGTAATTGATAGCTCCAAGTTCGCTGCTAATTACCACTTAAACAACGATCAGCTGCAGCATCATCGTGTACTTGTAAGTTACGCTGATTCATTAAATTATGGCCATTATTCAAAAGAAGAAGTTGTAAAATATGTTTCAATTGTGGATGATGATAGTTTTCCCCAAAACAAGTTTCCCCTGATTCTTCCATCTTGTGCTAAACAACTACTTGGTCAGAATCCAAGTATATTGGGTAGCTCTCAAGGTGTGTTCTGCTTGTGCGTCAATTTCGGTGAATCTACTTACTGGTATTATTCATTTGGTGAAGCGAAAATATTTGTTCTATGGAATCCTACGATTCAAAAATCGGTTCCTGTCATTGTCCCTGGTGTCGAACACTTTATGGAGCTCAAAAATGTTGTTGGTTTTGGGGTCTGTCCTCGTACTAGTGTCCCTAAACTTGTCAAAATCACTTTTATTTCATGTTTGGATTATATTGAAAATCACACCCCGCAAGTTGAGATTTTTAGTTTTAGTTCGGGGTCTTGGAGGAGGAGTTTGTCTATGAATGTGCCCCGTAAATCCATTgaatgttaa